A window of Kineococcus sp. NBC_00420 genomic DNA:
GGCGACCATCGCGGGCAGCTGGGCGAGCCTGGTCCCGACACCGGGGGTGCCGGGACGGGTCCCGGAACGCAGGGTGCGCCACAGGACCGGCAGGGCGGCGGTGCGGACGGCCACGACTCAGTCGCCCTTGTGCGGCGGCAGGCCGTGCTCGGCGGCCTTGGCGATGCGCCGGAACATCACGGCGTCGACCCCGGCACCGACGGCGCCACCGACGACGGGCAGCGCGCGGGCGGGTACCCGCAGCAGCGTCTTGGTCCCGAAGCGCGCGATCAACCGGAAGCCCACGCCCTTGTTGACGAGCATCAGGACGGGTCGCGGGACGCGGGAGGTGACGAGCCCGGCGATGCGTCCACCGGTGGGCAGCCCGGCGGCCTTGAGCACGTCGGTCGCGTCGGCACCGACGAGGGTCAGCAGGACGGCGGAACGGACCTGGGGCAGCGACGTGTCGTAACCGCGCAGTTCGGCGAGGGCGGCCACGGCCCGGACGGCGAGGACGTGGAAGCCGAAGACGTTGGCGGGCAGGGCCACCGGCATGGTCACGAGTCCGCCGAGACCGGTCACGAACCCGTTGCCGGCGATGAGACGGGTGTGCTGGCGCAGGACGGCGTGCACGGCCGACTCGGTGCTCGGGTGCCGCTCGAGCGCCGACCGCGCGACCTCCGCAGCGCTGTCGAAGGGGCCGAGGCCGTCGATGCCGACGGCGAGGAGGCGCTGGACGAGGTCGGCGGCACGTCCTTCGAGACCTCCCGGCGGCGGAGTGGCGGAGGTCTTCTGCACGTCGTGGCTCACGTCACGACGCTAGCCGCAAGAACGCCGCTCAGCGCGCGGGGTCCTGCTCGCTGAGGAACGCGGACACCTCGGCGACGCCGTCCTCGACGTAGCGACGACGGGCCCAGGCGCGGGGCAGGCGCTGGTCGGCAGCGACCGGGGGCCGGTCCAGCTGCGGGAGGCGGGAGAGGTCGGCCCGGCGGCGCAGGGCGCGGCGGTCACGGAGGAAGGGGACGACGAACACGGCGAGGAGGCACATCTCCAGGAAGGTCGACATGCTGAGTACCTCGGCAGGACCGCGGGAGAACTTCAACTGGTTGGATCGCGGGGTGTCCGCCCCCCGTCCCGCCCGTCGCACCCGAGGTCCCCGACCCGAGGAGGGCGAGGCCCTGATCACCACGGGCACAGCGCGTCTGGAGCAGGACCGCGACGATCCCGACGGCTGGACGGTGCACGTCAACGGGGTCCCCAGCTCCTACGTCGACCTGGCCGACCCGACCCGGCTGGTCTTCGAGTACCACCAGTGGACGGCCGCCGTCATCGACGCCGTCCACGACGAGGGTCCGCTGCGGATGGTCCACCTCGGGGGGGCCGGCTGCGCCTTCCCGCGCTACGTCGCCGCGACGCGACCGGGGTCCCGTCAGCTGGTCCTGGAAGTCGACCAGCGGTTGGTGGACCTGGTGCGCGCCAGCTTCGGGGCCAGCGGAGCCGCCGGGTTCAAGCTCAAGGTGGCCGACGCCCGCGAGGGGCTGCGCGCCGTCCCGGACGGCACCCAGGACGTGGTGGTGCGCGACGCCTTCGCCGGCGACCGGGTGCCCGGCCACCTGGTCACCGCGGAGTTCCTGCGCGACGTGGACCGCGTGCTCGCCCCGGGCGGGGTGTGGATCGCGAACCTCGCCGACCGCCCACCGATGCCGCACTCGCGCGCCGAGCTCGCGACGACGGGATCGGTCTTCGCGCACGTCGCGCTGATGGCCGAGCCCGGGGTGTTCCGGGGCCGCCGCTACGGCAACGCGCTGCTCGTCGCCTCGCAGTCCCCGTTGCCCGAGCGGGCCCTGGTCCGGGCGTTGTCGGGTGGCGTCGCCCCGGCCCGCCTCGTCGCGGGCGAGGACGCCCGGCACTTCTGCGCGGGGGCGGGCGTTGTGACCGACGACGCGATCTCGCCGAGCTCCCCGGAGGAACCCGACGCATGAGCACGACCCTGGCCCCGCCCGCCGACTCGCAGACCGGGGGTCTCACCGGGTTCGTCCTCGAGACCGTCGACACCCTGGGGGCCCCCGGCGTGGGGTTGATGAGCTTCCTGGAGGTGGTGTTCCCGCCGATCCCCAGCGAGGTCGTCCTGCCGCTGGCCGGCTACCAGGTCCAGCAGGGCCGCATCGGGCTGGTCGCCGTGGTGCTGTTCTCCGTCGGGGGCGCGTTCCTGGGGTCGCTCGTCCTCTACTGGCTGGGGAAGGTGGTCGGGCTGCAGCGCGCCGCCCGGATCGCCGACCGGATCCCGCTGATGGACGCCTCCGACGTCACCAAGTCCGCGGAGTGGTTCCACCGCCACGAGGGGGCGGCCGTCTTCACCGGTCGCTTCGTCCCCGGGGTGCGCAGCCTCATCTCGCTGCCGGCGGGGGCAGCGGGGATGGGGCTGCTGAAGTTCTCGCTGCTGACGGTGCTGGGCAGCGGGTTGTGGAACGGGCTGCTGATCGGCCTGGGCATGGCACTGGGGACGCAGTACGAACTCGTCGAGAGCTACGGCCACTACCTCGACTACGCCTTCTACGCCGCCATCGCGGCGGTCCTGGTGTGGGCCGTCGCCCGACGGGTGCGCAGCCGCCGGCGGGAACGCGTGGGCTGAGGGAAACCGGCGCTGTGCGTTCCTTGTGCCACAAGATCACGTGTGGGAGCGTCCAGCGCAGCGGCGGAGCAGGGTGCCCGCGCTGCGTCAAGGGGGGTCGCCGGTGTCCCGGTTCTCGAAGGTCAGGAGGGCAGCCGTCCTGGCTGCGGCGAGCACCACGGTGCTCGTGGGAACGCTGGCGGTGGCACCCACCGCAGGGGCCGCCGGGCCCGGCTGGAACGTGACCGCGGTCGGCGGGAGCTCCTGGGAGGTGTCCCTGCGGCTGCCCGGACCGGTCCCGGTCCGGGCCGCCCAACCGGAACTGGCCGTGGACGGGGTCGTCCTCGGCGTCGCCCGCCAGGACCCCGACGGGCACACCCTGACGGTGCGGACGGCCGATGCCCGGGTCGCCCGGGCGGGTCGGGTCCAGCTGGCCTGGAACGGGATCGTCGCCGGCGAGGAGGCCCGCGCCCTGCGGCACGCGGCCGTGCCGGCGGCCGAGGCGGAGACCCTGAGCGGGGAACTGCTGGGCGTCGACCCCGCCACGCGCGGGACGTTCGGCGTGCGCCGGGCGGACTACGACCTGGGTGACACAGCGGTGCGCCTGCCCGGTCTGGGCGGACAGGCCGTGGAGGAACGGGCGGCGGTGTACCTGCCGGCCGGGGCACCGGGCCCGCGACCGGTGGTCGTCTTCCTCCACGGTCGTCACCAGGCCTGCTTCGGCGGCACCGACGAGGACGACTTCGGCGGCTGGCCGTGCGCGGGGTCCTCCCGCCCGGTCCCCAGCCACCTCGGCTACGGCGAGGCCGCGCAGGCGCTCGCCTCCCAGGGGTACGCGGTGGTCTCGATCTCCGCCGACGGGATCAACCAGCTGGACTGGCGTGCGGAGGACGGTGGCGCGCAGGCCCGCGGGGAGCTCGTGATGGCCCACCTGGACCTGCTGCGTACCTGGGGCCCGCTCGAGGGACGCCTGGACCTGACGAACGTCGGCCTGATGGGTCACTCCCGGGGCGGTGAGGGTGTCGTGCGCGCGGCCCTGCTGAACGCCGAACGTCCGGCGCCGTACGGGATCAAGGCGGTGATGCCGCTGGCCCCGGTGGACTTCGCCCGCCAGACCCTGCCGGGCACCGCGATGGCCGTCGTGCTCCCCTACTGCGACGGTGACGTCTCGGACCAGCAGGGTCAGCACTTCTACGACGACAGCCGCTACGCCGCGGGTGACGACGTGCTGCGCTCCTCGCTGCTCGTCATGGGCGCGAACCACAACTTCTTCAACTCCGAGTGGACCCCGGGCCTCTCGCAGGCCCCGTCGAACGACGACTGGTACCTCGCCGACGACCCCGTCTGCGGTGAGAGCGCACCCTCACGCCTCTCCCCCGCCGAGCAGCGCGCGGTGGGTGCCGCCTACGTCTCGGGCTTCTTCCGCCTCACCCTCGGCCGCGAGCAGCAGTTCCTGCCCCTCTTCGACGGCACGGGTGGACGCGCGGGGTCGGCCGGGCGGGCCGTCGTGCACACCCAGGCCCAGCAACCCGCCTCGGTGCGGACCGACCTCGCGCCGTTGGAGTCGGCGTCGCGAGGCGTCTCGCTGCCCGCGGGCACCGCGTACTGCGCGAGCGTCGGTGTCGCCGCGGCGGGGCAGCTCCCCCGGTGCGCCTCCGACCTGCGCCCGGTGAGTTCCTTCCCGCACTGGACCCCGGCCTGGCTCGCGCCGGACGTCCCCGCGACGCCGCTGCTGCGCGCACGCTGGAAGGCGGGTTCCAGCCCGCGACCGGTGACGGTCCAGGTGCCTCGGGGAACGTCACCGCAGGTCGCCCAGGCCCTGACCTTCCGCGCGGCGACACCGCAGCCCGTGGCCACCGACCTCACCGTCACCGCCACCGACCGGGCCGGTCGCAGCGCCGACGTCCGCGTGTCGCGGTTCAGCTCCGCACTGCGCCCGCTGCCGGCGCTGGCCGACCCGTGGGGCGAGGGGGCGGCGGTGGCCAAGACGTGGCTGCGCACGGTCCGACTGCCCCTGGACGCCTTCCCCGGCGTCGACGTGGGCGACCTCGCGACCGTGACGTTCACCCCGACGGGCAGGTCGACCGACGTGTACCTCTCCGACGTCGCCCTGGACCGCCCGGCGAGCGGGACGGGAACGGTGCCCGCGCTCCCCGCCGTCAGCATCGGCGACGCCGAGGTCTACGAGGACGACGGCACCCAGCAGGTGCGGATGCCGCTGGTGCTGTCGCGACGCTCCGCCGTCCCGGTGACCGTGGAGGTCGACACCGCAGCGGCCGCCCTCGACGGCCGCATCACCCCGACCTGGACCCACGTGACGATCCCCGCCGGTCGCCTCACGGGGTCCGTCGTGGTGCCGGTGGTCGGGGACGACGTGGTCAACGACGCCCAGGCCCGCCTCACGGTCACGCTGTCGGTGCCCCGGCACGCGGTCGTGGGCGACGGGTTCGGGACGCTGAGCGTCTACGACGACGACCTCTACGACTGATCCGCACGACCGGTTCGAACGACGAACGCCCCCTCCGGTCCGGAGGGGGCGTTCTGCGTGCGCGGTGGGTCAGCCCTGCGACTCGGACCCGTCGCCGGACCAGTCCACGTGGAAGGCCCCGTCACGGTCGGTGCGCTTGTAGGTGTGGGCACCGAAGAGGTCGCGCAGACCCTGGATGAGGGCCGCGGAGGACCGCTCGCGACGCAGGCCGTCGTAGTAGGCCAGCGAGGAGGAGAACCCCGGCGCGGGGATGCCGGAGTTCACGGAGTGCACGACGACGCGGCGCCAGGCCTCCTGACCCTCCGACACGGCCTGCGCGAAGTAGGGGTCCAGCAGCAGCGACGGGAGTTCCGGCGCGCCTGCGTAGGCGTCCTTGATGCGGTCCAGGAACTTGGCGCGGATGATGCAGCCGCCACGCCAGATCGTCGCCATCGCCCCCGGGTCGACGTTCCAGCCGAACTCCTGGGAACCGGCGCGGATCATGTCGAAACCCTGCGCGTAGGCGACGACCTTCGACGCGTACAGCGCGGCACGGACGTCGTCGATGAACTGCTCGGCGTCCCCGTCGGCGACGAACGGACCCTGCGACGCCGGGCCGGGCAGCACCGGCTGGGCGGCCTTGCGCTGCTCGGCGTGACCGGACAGCGCTCGGGCGAAGACGGCTTCGGCGATGCCGGAGACGGGGGTGCCGAGGTCGAGGGCGGTCTGCACCGTCCAGCGGCCGGTGCCCTTCTGCTCGGCCTCGTCGAGGATGACGTCGACGAGCGGGGTGCCCTGGTTCGTGGGGTCGTCCTTGTCGAGGACCCGGGCGGTGATCTCGATGAGGAAGCTCTCCAGGTCGCCCTCGTTCCAGGACGTGAACACCTGCGCGAGCTGCTTGGGCGTGCGACCCAGGCCGTGACGCAACAGGTCGTAGGCCTCGGCGATGAGCTGCATGTCGGCGTACTCGATGCCGTTGTGCACCATCTTCACGAAGTGCCCGGCCCCGTCGGCGCCGACGTGGGTGGAGCACGGGGTCCCGTCGACGGAGACGGCGATGTCGGCGAAGATCGGGCCGAGCTTGGCGTAGGCGTGCTCGGAACCGCCGGGCATGATCGAGGGCCCGAGCAGCGCACCCTCCTCACCCCCGGAGACGCCGACCCCGGCGAAGTGGATGCCCTGCTCACGCAGCGCGGCCTCACGGCGGCGGGTGTCGGCGAAGTGGGCGTTGCCCGCGTCGACGAGGATGTCGCCCTCGGAGAGCAGCGGGGCGAGCTCGTCGATGACGGCGTCGGTCGGGCCGCCGGCCTTCACCATGATGATGATCGTGCGCGGCGACTCCAGGGAGTCCACGAACTCCTGGGCGGAGTAGCCGGGGACGAAGGTGCCCTCGTCGCCGAACTCCTCGACCAGGGCCTTCGTCTTGGCGTCGCTGCGGTTGTGCACGGCGGTCACGTAACCGTGCCGGGCGATGTTGCGAGCCAGGTTGCGGCCCATCGTCGCGAGACCGGTCACGCCGATCTGCGCCTTCTGCTTCTCTGCGGTCACCCTCGGAATCATGCCCTGCCCGACCCCTCGTGGGGAACGGCCCCCTTGCGCAGGGCGTCCCGCATGCGGGGCACCACGACCCCGTTGCGGGCCATCAGCGCCCGGGTCTGGCGCCGGCTGACGAGGATCCCGACGACCCCGACCGACCACAGCGGGAACTGGACGGCGAAGGCCACCTTGAACGCGCCGAGCGAGTACGTCGCCGGGGTCCCGGCGCCCTGGAGGTCGAGCAGGAGGCCGATCGCGGCGATGAAGACGATGGTCGCGGTGAAGCCCATCACGTTGGTCATGCCCGTCGCCCCGCCGAGGCGGTGCACGGGGTTGGAGGTGCGCGCGTAGTCGAAGCCGATCATCGACCCCGGTACCCCCGTCGCCACGACGACGACCATGACGGCGAGCACCCACAGCGGGGCCGGTCCCGGCCACAGCAGCACGACGCTCCAGACGACGAACTGGCCGCCGACGATCGCCAGCACGATCCAGGACCGCCGGAACGGGTGCCGGGCGACGAGGGTGCCCATCAGCGGCCCCGTCCCGGCCGCGCTCACGGTGTAGAGCGTCAGCAGGGCGCCCGCCGCGCCGGTGCCGAGCCCCTGGCCGGAGACGAGGAAGGGGTAACCCCAGAGGGCGGCGAAGGCGTTGCCGGAGAACGGGGTCGCCCAGTGCGACCAGAGCCCGAGCCGGGTCCCGGGGTGGCGCAGCGCGGCCCGGAGGTCACCCAGCACCTCGCGCAGGGGTCTCGCCGCACGGGGGTTCACCGTCCCCGGCGGGACGTCGCGCAGGACGAGCACGCAGAGGACCGCGGTGAGGACGGTGAACGCGGCGATCCCCCCGTAGGCGGCGGTCCAGCCCGGGCCGTGCAGCAGCGCGACGAGCGGGACGAAGCTGAACACCTGGCCCAGCTGACCGAACAACCCGACCAGCTGGGTCATCACGGGGACCCGCTGCGGCGGGAACCAGTTCGTCACCACGCGGAGCACGCTGACGAACGTCGCGGCGTCGCCGGCCCCGACGAGGACGCGGGCCAGCACGGCCTGCCAGGTCTGGGTGCTCAGCGCCAGGAGGAGCTGTCCCCCGCCCATCGCGATCCCGCCGGCGATCACGAGCCGGCGCGGACCCCAGCGGTCGATGAGGACACCGATCGGGACCTGCAGGACGGCGTAGACGAGGAACTGCAGCACGGCGAAGCTGGACAGCGTCCCGGCGCCGATCCCGTAGCGCGCCTGCGCCTCCAGGCCGGCGGCGGCCAGCGAGGTGCGGTTCCCGACGGTGACGACGTAGGCCAGCGCGCCGACCGCGAAGACGAGCCAGGCGCCCCGGACGGTGGGTTCCCGCCGGGTCACCGGCGCACCGCCCGGAGCCGATCGCCGGCCCGGCGGACGTGGTCGCGCACCAGGTGCAGCCACGCGTCGACGTCGTCGCCGAGCAGGCTCGCGCGCAGCGCCTCGTGGTCGGCCAGGGCCGTCGCGACGCGGTCCCCCGAGCCGTGGAGGTTCGCGACCCCCATCCGCATCTGCCGGTCCCGCAGGGAGTCGTAGAGGGCGGAGAGCACCTCGTTGCCGGCGCTGCGGACGACGGTGGCGTGGAAGGCGCGGTCGGCGGCGGTGAAGGCCCAGGGGTCCCCGACGGCGGCACGCATGTCCTGCAGGTGCGGGACGAGGTCGGCGGCGAGGTCGGCGCGCCGTGCCCAGGCTCGGGCGGCGGTGTGGACCTCGACGAGTTCGCGCGCCTCGAGGACGTCCTCGACCTCGGCCGGGGACACCGGTACGACCAGGGCGCCGCGCTTGGGGATGAGGTGCACGAGGCCCTCGGCCTGCAGTTGCAGGAGCCCTTCGCGGACGGGGGTGCGGGAGACGCCGACGAGGTCGGCGATCTCGCCCTCGGTGAGCAGCTGCCCGCCGGCCAGGGACCGGTCGAGGATCCCGTGCTTGACCTGCGCGTAGACCCGCGAGCTCGCTGTATCCATGATGTATCTATGCTAGCGGAGCGCAGATCCTGCCACCCGCAGGTCGGCCACCAGTGCCGCGTACGCCGCGTCCCGCTCCGCCTCGGGGGTCCGCAGCACCGCCGAGGGGTGGATCGTGCCCAGGAACGTCTTCTCCCCGCGGGAGGTCGGCAGCGTGAAGAGCGTGCCGCGGTGCTTGGTGACCCGGAAGTCCTTGGGCAGCAGCGCCTTCGCGGCGGTCGCACCGAGGCAGACGACGACGTCGGGATCGACCTGGACGAGTTCGGCCGCCAGCCACGGACGGCAGGCGGTGATGTGCCCCACGTCGGGGCTGGCGTGGATGCGGCGGTTCCCCGGCGCGGTCTGGGTGAAGCGGAAGTGCTTGACCGCGTTCGTCACGTACGTCGTGGCGAGGTCGATGCCCGCTTCCTCGACCGCCTTCTGCAGCAGTCGACCGGCCGGACCGACGAACGGGATGCCACGCTGGTCTTCCTGGTCGCCGGGCTGCTCCCCGACGAGGGCGAGCCGCGCGGTGGGCGACCCCGCCGAGAACACGACCTGGGTGGCGGGTTCCCACAGCTCGCAGCCGTGGCAGCTCGTCGCCGCCTCGCGCAGCTGCTCGACGTCGGCACCCTCGGGCACCCACTCCTGCGCGCCGGGGCGCTCGACCTTGGTCACCATGCCGTTGTCCTGACCTCTCGCGTCGGTGGTGCCCGCCACGGGCGGGCCGGCGTGACCACCCTCGCCCCCTTCGCGGCTCGCCGCCCGGCGACGAGGTCGGACGACGCGGTCACCGGGAGGGCGCCGTCGCCCCGTCCGGGAGGTCGTTGAGGACGGAGAGGGTCGCGCTCGCCCGCCGGACCGCGCTGCCCGCGCTCGGGTGGGCCGGGAGGACGTCGTCGAGGAAGCCGTAGCGACGCACGAGCTGCGACGTCGCCGAGGTGCGCGGTCCCCGGCGCAGGTGCGACCACCAGTCGGCGATGTCACCCCAGCCCGGGGCGGAGAGCGACCCGCCGAACTGCTGCACCGAGAGCCCGGCGCACAGGTTCGCGAAGGACAACCGCTGGTCCAGGGACCACCCCCCGAGCGTCGCCGTGAGGAAACCCGCCCCGAAGACGTCCCCGGCCCCGGTGGCGTCGAGGGCCTCCATGGGCAGACCGGGGACCTGCACGCTCTCGCCGCTGACCTGGTCGACGGCGACGGCACCGTCGGCCCCGCAGGTGACGACGGCCACCGGGACCAGTTCGGCGAGCGCCGCGACGGCCGCCGCCGCGGAGTCGGCCCGGGTGTAGCGCATGGCCTCGACGTGGTTGGGCAGGAACGCGTGGCAGTGCTCCAGACCGCCCAGCACGTCGGGGTTCCACTGGGTGGAGGAGTCCCAGCCGACGTCGGCGAAGACCAGCGAACCCTGCGCCTGCGCGCGCAGCACCCACGGCTGCGGGACCGCCGCCAGGTGCACGAGCGCGGCGCGCGAGACGGGCACCGCGGCGGGTTCGTCGACGGGTGCGGGGTGCTCGTGGGTGACCATCGCCCGGTCCCCGCCGTAGGCCAGCGAGACCGTCAGCGGCGAGTGCCAGTCCGCCACCCGGTAGGACGTCGAGAGGTCGATCCCCTCCTGCTCGCCGAGGGTCTGCCAGCAGAACTGGCCGTAGGCGTCGGTGCTGAACGCCGCCGACAGCGACGTCGACAACCCCAGCCGGGACGCCGCGACCGCCATGTTGGCGATCCCGCCCGGGCACGAGCCCATCCCCGAGGTCCAGACCTCGGTGCCCAACCGGGGTTCGGAGTCCAGGCCCGTCAGCACGATGTCCAGGAACACCGTGCCGCGGACGTGGACGTCGAAGGGCGTCTCCTGCTGCGTCAGCATCCCCCGATGCTGTCAGCTGGGTCAGACCGCGAGGTAGCCCCCGTCGACGGGGATCGTGTGGCCGGTGACCCAGGCGGCGTCGTCGCTGGCGAGGAAGGCGACGACGGTGGCGACGTCGCGGGCCTCGGGCATGCCGGGCTTGGGGTTCATGGCCTCCATGCGCGCCTTCATCGCGACCGGGTCGGGGGCGGTCTCGATGAACTTCTCGACCAGCGGGGTCTTCACGGTGGTCGGCGCGACGGCGTTGACGCGGATGTTGTGCGCGGCGTACTCGATCGCGGCCGACCTGGTCAGCGCCACGACCCCGCCCTTGGTGAAGGTGTAGGGGGAGATGTTGATCTGCCCACCGAGGCCCGCGGTGGAGGCGGTGTTGACGATGGCGCCGCCACCGGTCTTCAGCATGGCGGCGATGGTGTGCTTGAGGGTCCAGAACACCCCGTCACCGTTGATGCCGGAGACGAGGTTCCAGTTGGCGTCGTCCATCTCGTGCAGGGGTTGCTGCTTCCCGGCGATCCCCGCGTTGTTGAACACGACGTCGATGCGGCCGTAGTGCGCGACGGCGGCGGCGACGGCCGCCTCGACGGAGGCGCTGCTGCTGGTGTCGGTCCCCACGGCGAGGGCGTCGGGGAGGTCGGCGGCGGCCTTGCGGGCGGCGTCCTCGGCGATGTCGGCCAGGACGACCTTGGCGCCCTCCTCGGCGAGCAGCTGCGCGACGGCGAGCCCGAGCCCGGACGCGCCTCCGGTGATGAAGGCGACCTTGTCGGTGAACCTCATGGGTGTTCCTCTCCTTCGAGCGTGCAGGTCGGCGGACCCTCGAACTCTATTCGACATGTGTCGTTCTGCGTGCGAGAGGTGCACCGCACCTGCCGGGTGTTGGATGCGGGTCATGGAGAACCGAACCCTCGGGAACAGCGGCACGTCCGTCTCCCACCTCGCCCTGGGCACCATGACGTTCGGCAGCGAGACCGACCGCGACGGCTCGTTCGAGCAGCTCGACACGTTCCTGGCCGCCGGCGGGACCCTCGTCGACACCGCCGACGTCTACTCCGACGGCACGTCGGAGGAGATCATCGGCGCCTGGCTCGCCGACCGCCCCGCCGACGTCACCGAACGGGTCGTCCTGGCCACGAAGGGACGTTTCCCGACCTCACCGGAACCCAACGGCGTCGGACTGTCGCGCCGCCACCTCACCCGCGCCCTCGATGCGTCGC
This region includes:
- a CDS encoding PfkB family carbohydrate kinase, with the protein product MLTQQETPFDVHVRGTVFLDIVLTGLDSEPRLGTEVWTSGMGSCPGGIANMAVAASRLGLSTSLSAAFSTDAYGQFCWQTLGEQEGIDLSTSYRVADWHSPLTVSLAYGGDRAMVTHEHPAPVDEPAAVPVSRAALVHLAAVPQPWVLRAQAQGSLVFADVGWDSSTQWNPDVLGGLEHCHAFLPNHVEAMRYTRADSAAAAVAALAELVPVAVVTCGADGAVAVDQVSGESVQVPGLPMEALDATGAGDVFGAGFLTATLGGWSLDQRLSFANLCAGLSVQQFGGSLSAPGWGDIADWWSHLRRGPRTSATSQLVRRYGFLDDVLPAHPSAGSAVRRASATLSVLNDLPDGATAPSR
- a CDS encoding GntR family transcriptional regulator — encoded protein: MDTASSRVYAQVKHGILDRSLAGGQLLTEGEIADLVGVSRTPVREGLLQLQAEGLVHLIPKRGALVVPVSPAEVEDVLEARELVEVHTAARAWARRADLAADLVPHLQDMRAAVGDPWAFTAADRAFHATVVRSAGNEVLSALYDSLRDRQMRMGVANLHGSGDRVATALADHEALRASLLGDDVDAWLHLVRDHVRRAGDRLRAVRR
- a CDS encoding poly(ethylene terephthalate) hydrolase family protein produces the protein MSRFSKVRRAAVLAAASTTVLVGTLAVAPTAGAAGPGWNVTAVGGSSWEVSLRLPGPVPVRAAQPELAVDGVVLGVARQDPDGHTLTVRTADARVARAGRVQLAWNGIVAGEEARALRHAAVPAAEAETLSGELLGVDPATRGTFGVRRADYDLGDTAVRLPGLGGQAVEERAAVYLPAGAPGPRPVVVFLHGRHQACFGGTDEDDFGGWPCAGSSRPVPSHLGYGEAAQALASQGYAVVSISADGINQLDWRAEDGGAQARGELVMAHLDLLRTWGPLEGRLDLTNVGLMGHSRGGEGVVRAALLNAERPAPYGIKAVMPLAPVDFARQTLPGTAMAVVLPYCDGDVSDQQGQHFYDDSRYAAGDDVLRSSLLVMGANHNFFNSEWTPGLSQAPSNDDWYLADDPVCGESAPSRLSPAEQRAVGAAYVSGFFRLTLGREQQFLPLFDGTGGRAGSAGRAVVHTQAQQPASVRTDLAPLESASRGVSLPAGTAYCASVGVAAAGQLPRCASDLRPVSSFPHWTPAWLAPDVPATPLLRARWKAGSSPRPVTVQVPRGTSPQVAQALTFRAATPQPVATDLTVTATDRAGRSADVRVSRFSSALRPLPALADPWGEGAAVAKTWLRTVRLPLDAFPGVDVGDLATVTFTPTGRSTDVYLSDVALDRPASGTGTVPALPAVSIGDAEVYEDDGTQQVRMPLVLSRRSAVPVTVEVDTAAAALDGRITPTWTHVTIPAGRLTGSVVVPVVGDDVVNDAQARLTVTLSVPRHAVVGDGFGTLSVYDDDLYD
- a CDS encoding UdgX family uracil-DNA binding protein (This protein belongs to the uracil DNA glycosylase superfamily, members of which act in excision repair of DNA. However, it belongs more specifically to UdgX branch, whose founding member was found to bind uracil in DNA (where it does not belong), without cleaving it, appears to promote DNA repair by a pathway involving RecA, rather than base excision.) gives rise to the protein MVTKVERPGAQEWVPEGADVEQLREAATSCHGCELWEPATQVVFSAGSPTARLALVGEQPGDQEDQRGIPFVGPAGRLLQKAVEEAGIDLATTYVTNAVKHFRFTQTAPGNRRIHASPDVGHITACRPWLAAELVQVDPDVVVCLGATAAKALLPKDFRVTKHRGTLFTLPTSRGEKTFLGTIHPSAVLRTPEAERDAAYAALVADLRVAGSALR
- the gndA gene encoding NADP-dependent phosphogluconate dehydrogenase, with translation MGRNLARNIARHGYVTAVHNRSDAKTKALVEEFGDEGTFVPGYSAQEFVDSLESPRTIIIMVKAGGPTDAVIDELAPLLSEGDILVDAGNAHFADTRRREAALREQGIHFAGVGVSGGEEGALLGPSIMPGGSEHAYAKLGPIFADIAVSVDGTPCSTHVGADGAGHFVKMVHNGIEYADMQLIAEAYDLLRHGLGRTPKQLAQVFTSWNEGDLESFLIEITARVLDKDDPTNQGTPLVDVILDEAEQKGTGRWTVQTALDLGTPVSGIAEAVFARALSGHAEQRKAAQPVLPGPASQGPFVADGDAEQFIDDVRAALYASKVVAYAQGFDMIRAGSQEFGWNVDPGAMATIWRGGCIIRAKFLDRIKDAYAGAPELPSLLLDPYFAQAVSEGQEAWRRVVVHSVNSGIPAPGFSSSLAYYDGLRRERSSAALIQGLRDLFGAHTYKRTDRDGAFHVDWSGDGSESQG
- a CDS encoding EcsC family protein, with protein sequence MSHDVQKTSATPPPGGLEGRAADLVQRLLAVGIDGLGPFDSAAEVARSALERHPSTESAVHAVLRQHTRLIAGNGFVTGLGGLVTMPVALPANVFGFHVLAVRAVAALAELRGYDTSLPQVRSAVLLTLVGADATDVLKAAGLPTGGRIAGLVTSRVPRPVLMLVNKGVGFRLIARFGTKTLLRVPARALPVVGGAVGAGVDAVMFRRIAKAAEHGLPPHKGD
- a CDS encoding DedA family protein, with translation MSTTLAPPADSQTGGLTGFVLETVDTLGAPGVGLMSFLEVVFPPIPSEVVLPLAGYQVQQGRIGLVAVVLFSVGGAFLGSLVLYWLGKVVGLQRAARIADRIPLMDASDVTKSAEWFHRHEGAAVFTGRFVPGVRSLISLPAGAAGMGLLKFSLLTVLGSGLWNGLLIGLGMALGTQYELVESYGHYLDYAFYAAIAAVLVWAVARRVRSRRRERVG
- a CDS encoding spermidine synthase, coding for MLSTSAGPRENFNWLDRGVSAPRPARRTRGPRPEEGEALITTGTARLEQDRDDPDGWTVHVNGVPSSYVDLADPTRLVFEYHQWTAAVIDAVHDEGPLRMVHLGGAGCAFPRYVAATRPGSRQLVLEVDQRLVDLVRASFGASGAAGFKLKVADAREGLRAVPDGTQDVVVRDAFAGDRVPGHLVTAEFLRDVDRVLAPGGVWIANLADRPPMPHSRAELATTGSVFAHVALMAEPGVFRGRRYGNALLVASQSPLPERALVRALSGGVAPARLVAGEDARHFCAGAGVVTDDAISPSSPEEPDA
- a CDS encoding MFS transporter, whose protein sequence is MTRREPTVRGAWLVFAVGALAYVVTVGNRTSLAAAGLEAQARYGIGAGTLSSFAVLQFLVYAVLQVPIGVLIDRWGPRRLVIAGGIAMGGGQLLLALSTQTWQAVLARVLVGAGDAATFVSVLRVVTNWFPPQRVPVMTQLVGLFGQLGQVFSFVPLVALLHGPGWTAAYGGIAAFTVLTAVLCVLVLRDVPPGTVNPRAARPLREVLGDLRAALRHPGTRLGLWSHWATPFSGNAFAALWGYPFLVSGQGLGTGAAGALLTLYTVSAAGTGPLMGTLVARHPFRRSWIVLAIVGGQFVVWSVVLLWPGPAPLWVLAVMVVVVATGVPGSMIGFDYARTSNPVHRLGGATGMTNVMGFTATIVFIAAIGLLLDLQGAGTPATYSLGAFKVAFAVQFPLWSVGVVGILVSRRQTRALMARNGVVVPRMRDALRKGAVPHEGSGRA